One part of the Salinimonas iocasae genome encodes these proteins:
- a CDS encoding CvpA family protein, translating to MNWVDFSIIGIIAISTLISLVRGFVKEAISLVVWFGALFIASQFFADLAVYFTSINDPVLRNGAAIAVLFIMALIVGGLINHTVGQAVHASGLSGADRILGAVFGALRGVLIVSALLFFMDTFTAAATATWWQQSVLIPEFGVIIEWFFAFVKGSSSFLTPA from the coding sequence TTGAACTGGGTCGATTTTTCTATAATTGGTATCATTGCGATATCAACCCTGATTAGCCTCGTCCGGGGTTTTGTCAAAGAAGCCATCTCTTTAGTTGTCTGGTTTGGTGCATTGTTTATAGCCAGCCAGTTTTTCGCTGATTTAGCCGTTTATTTCACCAGTATAAACGATCCTGTGCTTAGAAATGGCGCAGCAATTGCGGTGTTATTTATCATGGCCCTGATTGTAGGCGGTCTCATAAATCATACCGTCGGGCAGGCAGTTCATGCATCCGGCCTGTCGGGTGCTGATCGTATCCTCGGCGCTGTTTTTGGTGCATTGCGCGGCGTTTTGATTGTCAGTGCGCTATTATTTTTCATGGATACCTTCACGGCTGCGGCAACCGCAACGTGGTGGCAGCAATCTGTGCTGATCCCGGAATTCGGGGTCATCATCGAGTGGTTTTTTGCATTTGTAAAAGGCAGCTCCAGTTTTTTAACTCCCGCTTAA
- the truA gene encoding tRNA pseudouridine(38-40) synthase TruA — protein sequence MNRYALGIEYDGAAHYGWQRQLNVPSVQAYLETALSKVADEKIQVQCAGRTDAGVHATGQVVHFTSSVTRPERAWTMGVNANLPDSVAVNWSTEVDEEFHARFSATHRRYRYIIYNAVNRPAILGKGVTHVYKPLDESRMHEGAQALVGEHDFSAFRAAHCQSNSPFRNVTHVSVSRTGRYVIIDIRANAFVHHMVRNIAGSLIEIGASEQPVNWMASLLDGKDRTLAAATAKPHGLYLVDVTYPERFALPERSLGPLFLT from the coding sequence ATGAACCGGTACGCATTGGGTATCGAATACGATGGTGCAGCGCACTATGGTTGGCAGCGACAATTGAATGTTCCTAGCGTTCAGGCGTACCTGGAAACAGCCTTGAGTAAAGTTGCTGATGAAAAGATTCAGGTCCAGTGTGCGGGCCGAACCGATGCGGGTGTGCATGCAACGGGGCAGGTGGTACATTTTACCAGTAGTGTAACCCGCCCGGAGCGAGCATGGACGATGGGCGTTAATGCTAATTTGCCTGACTCGGTAGCGGTCAACTGGTCAACAGAAGTTGATGAAGAGTTTCATGCCCGCTTTTCAGCCACACATCGTCGCTATCGTTATATTATCTATAATGCGGTAAATAGGCCGGCGATTTTGGGTAAAGGCGTTACTCACGTTTACAAGCCTCTTGATGAAAGCCGGATGCATGAAGGGGCGCAGGCATTAGTTGGTGAACATGACTTTAGTGCCTTCCGCGCAGCCCATTGCCAGTCGAACAGTCCATTCAGAAATGTAACGCACGTATCGGTCAGTCGTACGGGGCGCTACGTCATTATTGATATCCGGGCAAACGCGTTTGTTCATCATATGGTTAGAAATATTGCTGGCTCGCTGATTGAAATCGGTGCCAGTGAACAGCCTGTGAACTGGATGGCGTCCTTACTTGACGGCAAAGACCGTACGCTGGCCGCTGCGACCGCCAAACCACATGGTTTATATCTTGTAGATGTAACCTATCCGGAACGCTTTGCACTACCAGAGCGTTCTTTAGGCCCATTATTCCTTACCTGA
- the folC gene encoding bifunctional tetrahydrofolate synthase/dihydrofolate synthase, whose protein sequence is MKTSTSAAPKNRTLAEWLSYLESVHPSVIELGLNRIKLVAERLDLNFRDKTVITVAGTNGKGTTCRFLEQACLRQGKTTGVYSSPHLLDYRERVRINNENAPGQQFCDAFATIEAAREDISLTYFEFGTLAALMLMKQADVDVLILEVGLGGRLDATNIIDADLAVITTIDLDHQDWLGDTRDAIGREKAGIMRPCGKAVIGEPAPPESLNDVVESLDVKALWAGQNFLIEQNSETWSWVCGEYRIDELPIPRIPTQNVATALAALQVLDMLPAPSMIRELSSQVSLPGRLETIALLPRVVVDVGHNPQAMAALRSWIESQQYKNLHFVTGMLKDKSIKATLAELSGLSARWFLGTTNGPRGAVSRLLQENLAKSEQNQSNCYNSVGEAYAQAINDADDKDLIVVFGSFLTVADVMQATLPPA, encoded by the coding sequence ATGAAGACATCAACTTCGGCTGCGCCAAAAAACAGAACCCTGGCGGAATGGTTGTCTTATCTTGAGTCCGTACATCCCAGTGTTATTGAGCTGGGATTAAACCGCATAAAACTGGTGGCTGAAAGGCTGGACTTAAACTTTAGAGATAAAACGGTAATTACTGTTGCCGGCACTAACGGAAAAGGCACAACGTGTCGTTTTTTGGAGCAGGCTTGTTTACGCCAGGGCAAAACAACCGGGGTTTACAGTTCACCCCATTTACTTGATTACCGTGAACGTGTACGCATCAACAATGAAAATGCACCAGGCCAGCAATTTTGTGATGCGTTTGCCACTATTGAAGCAGCCAGAGAGGATATTTCTTTAACTTACTTTGAGTTTGGTACCCTCGCTGCGCTGATGCTGATGAAGCAAGCTGATGTTGATGTGCTTATTCTTGAAGTGGGTTTAGGGGGGCGTCTTGACGCCACCAATATTATTGATGCCGATCTTGCCGTAATAACTACTATTGATCTTGACCATCAGGACTGGTTAGGCGACACCCGCGATGCTATCGGCAGAGAAAAAGCGGGTATAATGCGTCCTTGCGGTAAAGCAGTAATCGGTGAGCCTGCACCTCCTGAAAGCTTGAATGACGTTGTTGAAAGCCTTGATGTAAAGGCGCTTTGGGCAGGACAGAATTTTCTCATCGAACAGAATAGTGAGACCTGGAGCTGGGTGTGTGGTGAATATCGTATTGATGAGTTACCAATACCTCGTATTCCGACACAAAATGTAGCCACAGCACTGGCTGCGTTACAAGTGCTTGATATGCTGCCTGCACCCTCTATGATCAGGGAGTTGTCCTCTCAGGTAAGCCTGCCGGGACGACTTGAAACCATTGCGCTATTACCACGGGTGGTGGTGGACGTCGGGCACAATCCACAGGCAATGGCCGCACTACGAAGCTGGATTGAATCACAACAATATAAAAATCTGCATTTTGTGACCGGCATGCTTAAAGACAAGTCAATTAAAGCCACTCTGGCTGAATTGTCCGGCCTATCTGCACGGTGGTTTTTAGGTACCACTAACGGACCGCGGGGTGCCGTATCGCGTCTGTTGCAGGAAAATCTTGCTAAATCGGAACAAAATCAGTCAAACTGTTACAATAGCGTTGGTGAGGCATACGCCCAGGCAATCAATGACGCAGATGATAAAGATTTAATCGTTGTTTTCGGTTCTTTCCTTACCGTTGCAGATGTCATGCAAGCGACCTTGCCCCCAGCATAG
- a CDS encoding SPOR domain-containing protein, whose product MSSALQNRLVGTVIVVALAVIFLPDFLNGKQETVKADFASAPATPAKKPIVEPDNFPSERVARAAQRPIEIVDEQAIDEPVAEGEQNDLEAADSVAASNDLASQTVVNAPADTAEDAGWVIQLGSFRHKKNVQQLLKKLEKAGYRAFSRSIKTNSGALTKVFVGPDLNKKKLDNALPHLKELTGLKGKVTEFRVNS is encoded by the coding sequence GTGAGTTCGGCCCTTCAAAACCGACTGGTAGGTACTGTCATCGTGGTGGCTTTGGCGGTCATTTTTTTACCTGATTTTCTCAATGGTAAGCAGGAAACGGTCAAAGCTGATTTTGCCAGCGCGCCGGCAACACCGGCTAAAAAACCTATTGTCGAGCCTGACAACTTTCCTTCCGAACGTGTCGCCCGCGCGGCGCAGCGCCCCATCGAAATTGTAGATGAGCAAGCGATCGATGAACCTGTTGCAGAGGGGGAGCAAAATGATCTTGAGGCTGCCGACAGTGTCGCTGCAAGTAATGACCTTGCCAGTCAAACAGTGGTTAATGCGCCGGCAGATACCGCTGAAGATGCTGGTTGGGTCATTCAGTTGGGAAGTTTTCGGCACAAGAAGAATGTTCAGCAGTTACTTAAGAAGTTGGAGAAAGCCGGCTATCGCGCGTTCAGCCGAAGCATAAAAACAAACTCAGGTGCGCTGACCAAAGTGTTTGTCGGTCCGGATTTGAATAAGAAAAAGCTTGATAATGCCTTACCTCACCTTAAAGAACTGACCGGGCTTAAAGGTAAAGTGACTGAGTTCAGGGTAAATTCATAG
- a CDS encoding Yip1 family protein, with the protein MILNHLLGIYTHPREEWATIDKKHENCVYALSHILVIALIPSLVTYYSATQLGWKIGAGDTIRLTEQSAFIVSIGLYVGLFLGVLALAFMIRELAGIFDAKPTYTQSLELAAYTATPLFMVGFAGLYPQLWFVMSVGLVGLSYSVYLLYAGVPIIMHIPEEKGFIYASSVVTCGLVLLSVLMAATIIAWGSGFGPQFLH; encoded by the coding sequence ATGATCCTTAATCATTTGCTGGGCATTTATACTCATCCCAGAGAAGAATGGGCAACCATAGACAAAAAACACGAAAACTGCGTGTATGCATTAAGCCATATTTTGGTTATTGCACTCATTCCCTCACTGGTTACCTATTACTCAGCCACACAGCTGGGCTGGAAAATTGGTGCCGGAGATACCATCCGACTAACTGAGCAAAGTGCGTTCATTGTTAGTATCGGACTATACGTCGGGCTGTTTCTTGGCGTGCTTGCTCTGGCGTTCATGATTCGAGAGCTGGCGGGCATCTTTGACGCCAAACCTACCTATACGCAGTCGCTGGAACTTGCCGCATACACAGCTACGCCGCTTTTCATGGTAGGGTTTGCCGGGCTTTATCCGCAATTGTGGTTTGTAATGAGCGTCGGTCTGGTAGGGTTATCATACTCGGTGTATTTGCTCTACGCCGGTGTACCAATCATTATGCACATACCTGAAGAAAAAGGGTTTATATACGCAAGTTCTGTCGTGACCTGTGGTTTGGTGCTGCTCAGTGTATTGATGGCCGCTACCATTATTGCGTGGGGCTCAGGTTTTGGCCCCCAATTCTTACATTAA
- the accD gene encoding acetyl-CoA carboxylase, carboxyltransferase subunit beta, which translates to MSWIQKILPRTQTSTKGNVPEGIWTKCSSCQAVLYKNELEKLLEVCPKCDNHMRISARRRLDSFLDKNDRKELGANFEPQDILKFKDSKRYKDRISAAQKSTSEKDALIAMQGKLKGMPVAAVSFEFAFMGGSMASVVGARFVAAVNACIEHNMPLVCFSASGGARMQEALMSLMQMAKTSAALAKMREKGLPYISVLTDPTMGGVSASLAMLGDINVAEPRALIGFAGPRVIEQTVRETLPEGFQRSEFLLDKGAIDMIVDRREMRDKIHGLLLKLHRPD; encoded by the coding sequence ATGAGCTGGATTCAAAAAATTCTTCCCAGAACACAAACGTCGACAAAGGGGAATGTTCCCGAAGGTATCTGGACAAAATGTAGCTCTTGTCAGGCTGTATTGTATAAAAACGAGCTTGAGAAGCTGCTGGAAGTTTGTCCCAAGTGCGATAACCATATGCGTATCAGCGCCCGACGTCGCCTGGACAGTTTTCTGGACAAAAACGACCGTAAAGAACTCGGCGCGAACTTCGAGCCTCAGGATATTCTTAAGTTTAAAGATTCTAAGCGCTACAAAGATCGCATCTCTGCAGCACAGAAAAGTACCAGCGAGAAAGATGCACTGATTGCGATGCAGGGCAAACTGAAAGGTATGCCTGTTGCGGCAGTAAGCTTCGAATTCGCTTTCATGGGTGGGTCGATGGCTTCTGTCGTCGGTGCACGATTTGTGGCGGCAGTGAATGCCTGCATTGAGCACAATATGCCACTGGTGTGCTTTTCAGCAAGTGGCGGTGCGCGTATGCAGGAAGCACTGATGTCACTCATGCAAATGGCTAAGACTTCTGCAGCGCTGGCTAAAATGCGCGAGAAAGGGTTGCCGTATATTTCTGTACTGACCGATCCGACAATGGGTGGTGTGTCAGCCAGCCTTGCAATGCTCGGGGATATTAACGTTGCTGAGCCACGCGCGTTAATCGGTTTTGCTGGGCCTCGGGTTATCGAGCAAACGGTTCGTGAAACGCTGCCTGAAGGTTTCCAGCGTAGCGAATTTCTGCTGGATAAAGGCGCCATTGATATGATCGTTGATCGACGCGAAATGCGGGATAAAATTCATGGCTTGCTGTTAAAACTGCACCGCCCTGACTAA
- the purF gene encoding amidophosphoribosyltransferase, with protein sequence MCGIVGIVGKTQVAQSLYDGLTVLQHRGQDAAGIITIDHNRFNLRKANGLVRDVFHTRHMKRLSGTMGIGHVRYPTAGTSSSAEAQPFYVNSPFGIAFAHNGNLTNSHDLQEEVFRIARRHINTSSDSELLLNIFAHELQQCTELTVSAEEIFKVVTRVHKKIRGAYAVVAAIIGQGVVAFRDPHGIRPLALGKRITEMGEEYMVASESVALDAVGFTFIRDVAPGEAVFISEHGELHTQQCAEHPSTSPCVFEYVYFARPDSFIDGVSVYASRVNMGRKLGEKIAREWADKDIDVVIPIPETSMDVALQIANTLQLPYRQGFVKNRYIGRTFIMPGQTMRKQSVRRKLNAISSEFRGKNVLLVDDSIVRGTTSGQIIEMARESGANKVYFASAAPEIRFPNVYGIDMPSANELIAYGREIEQIADLIQADGLIFQDIKDLVEAVREENPEIQRFETSVFDGSYITADIDQEYLERIDLARGESSQAPVVQAELSNLEMHNMDND encoded by the coding sequence ATGTGTGGTATTGTCGGAATAGTAGGTAAAACGCAGGTAGCGCAGTCACTTTACGACGGATTAACCGTACTGCAGCACCGGGGCCAGGACGCCGCAGGTATCATCACCATTGATCACAACCGGTTTAACTTACGCAAAGCCAACGGGTTGGTCAGAGATGTGTTTCATACACGTCATATGAAGCGTTTGTCAGGTACAATGGGAATCGGGCATGTTCGCTATCCGACTGCGGGCACCTCAAGTTCAGCAGAAGCACAGCCTTTTTATGTGAACTCTCCTTTCGGTATTGCTTTTGCACACAATGGCAATCTGACAAATTCCCATGATTTACAGGAAGAAGTGTTTCGTATCGCTCGTCGGCATATCAATACGTCTTCAGACTCAGAACTGCTGCTCAATATCTTTGCGCATGAGTTGCAACAGTGTACTGAGCTGACAGTCAGCGCTGAGGAAATTTTCAAAGTAGTCACCCGTGTTCACAAAAAGATTCGCGGTGCATATGCGGTTGTAGCTGCAATCATTGGTCAGGGTGTTGTCGCGTTTCGTGACCCGCATGGTATTCGTCCGTTAGCATTGGGTAAGCGTATCACCGAAATGGGCGAGGAATACATGGTTGCATCTGAAAGTGTTGCCCTTGATGCGGTTGGCTTTACGTTTATTCGTGATGTTGCGCCAGGCGAGGCGGTATTTATCAGTGAACATGGCGAGCTACATACTCAGCAATGCGCTGAGCATCCGTCAACGTCGCCGTGTGTTTTTGAATATGTTTATTTTGCACGTCCTGATTCATTTATTGATGGGGTTTCGGTTTACGCATCCAGAGTAAACATGGGCCGTAAGCTGGGCGAGAAAATTGCCCGCGAATGGGCTGATAAAGATATTGATGTGGTTATTCCAATTCCCGAAACATCAATGGATGTTGCACTGCAGATTGCCAACACTCTGCAACTGCCTTATCGCCAGGGGTTCGTTAAGAACCGTTATATTGGTCGCACCTTCATCATGCCGGGCCAGACGATGCGTAAGCAATCGGTTCGCAGAAAGCTCAATGCGATATCTTCTGAGTTTCGTGGAAAAAACGTATTGCTGGTAGATGATTCTATCGTACGGGGCACAACGTCCGGCCAAATTATTGAAATGGCACGGGAGTCAGGAGCGAACAAAGTTTACTTTGCCTCAGCCGCGCCGGAGATACGCTTCCCGAATGTTTATGGCATTGATATGCCGTCAGCTAACGAGTTGATTGCCTATGGCAGAGAAATCGAGCAAATTGCCGATTTAATTCAGGCAGACGGACTGATTTTTCAGGACATAAAAGATTTGGTAGAAGCTGTGCGTGAAGAGAACCCTGAAATTCAGCGGTTTGAAACCTCGGTATTTGACGGTAGCTATATTACCGCTGACATTGACCAGGAATATCTTGAGCGCATAGACCTGGCCCGAGGCGAATCGAGCCAGGCGCCGGTGGTACAAGCCGAACTATCTAATCTTGAAATGCATAATATGGATAACGACTGA
- a CDS encoding tRNA-uridine aminocarboxypropyltransferase, whose translation MALRDSELSRSTKPFVTRGSRVVRCNSCLLPKPHCMCDNKPEAIATCAVVLLMAQGEYYKPSNTGRLIADVVPENYAFKWHRTQAQPELLALLSDPTYDPYLIFPHEYAQVERCVGRVSMTSRKPLFIFLDGTWREAKRMFRKSDYLQRLPVLSIDTTEQNDYVLREAAHDYQLCTAQVAVKIFQLAGEQESAVALDNYFKVFTTQYLKGKPDRKNRADDAI comes from the coding sequence ATGGCTCTTCGCGACAGCGAATTATCCAGGTCAACAAAACCGTTCGTTACAAGGGGGAGCAGGGTAGTCAGATGTAACTCCTGCCTCCTGCCGAAACCCCACTGTATGTGTGATAACAAGCCTGAAGCGATAGCTACATGTGCTGTAGTACTGTTAATGGCACAGGGCGAATACTACAAACCTTCCAATACGGGGCGGCTGATTGCTGATGTCGTGCCGGAAAACTATGCCTTCAAATGGCACCGCACGCAGGCGCAACCTGAATTACTGGCTTTACTGTCTGATCCTACGTACGACCCGTACCTGATATTCCCTCACGAGTATGCGCAAGTCGAAAGGTGTGTGGGCCGGGTGTCCATGACAAGCCGCAAACCATTGTTCATTTTTCTGGATGGAACCTGGCGTGAAGCTAAACGTATGTTCAGAAAAAGTGATTATTTGCAGCGGCTGCCGGTTCTAAGCATCGACACTACAGAACAAAATGATTACGTGCTGCGGGAGGCTGCTCATGACTATCAGCTATGTACCGCCCAGGTAGCAGTAAAGATTTTTCAACTGGCGGGCGAGCAAGAAAGCGCTGTCGCACTGGATAATTATTTTAAGGTATTTACAACACAATATCTTAAAGGAAAGCCCGACCGTAAAAATCGGGCTGACGATGCGATTTAA
- a CDS encoding vitamin K epoxide reductase family protein, translating into MATTTSTAGKKIILVTGASGSVGSAICEALNTDYHLIGLDIVSTDSADESYECDFTSRDSIALAMNKIADKHGKHIVSVIHLAAYFDFTGEENPLYDQLNVQGTADFLDTLQDFTVEHFFYASTMLVHEAGVPGQKINEDTPLAPGWAYPQSKANAEKAVREHHGHIPYSLLRLAGLYDENTAVPTLSYQIARIYERQLKSWVYSGDKMAGQAFLHKDDMVSLFKSLVAQRKSLPEQNVLLAGEDNVMGYQALQNRIGNLIYGEKEWETITVPEFIAKPGAWLEEKTEPVVPDAFDHGEKPFIKPFMIDLSSDHYDLDISRVKTQIDWEPQHSIYDELAKLVGNLKKDPPAWYKANGITMPDWMQTSTEKKVNANTIREKHEEHYRTSHNNFIWAHFLNIGLAFWLITAPFLLGYESQGMIISDMASGGALFVFGCLSLSWRMSLARWAAAGVGLWVLTAPLVFWAPTAAAYLNGTIVGMLIIGFAVCSRPTPGVSLIAAETGPNVPPGWDFNPSSWVQRMPIILLAFVGFFISRYLCAYQLGHIDAVWDPFFAGAGGDGKNGTEEIITSKVSEAWPVPDAGLGALTYALEILTGLMGSTRRWRTMPWLVMLFGIMIVPLGAVSIFFIIIQPIVIGTWCTLCLIGAAAMLIQIPYSLDELVATTEFLWRRKKQGRPLLRIFFTGDTDDGKWQGDEREFERGPLVVLKDMVAGGVTLPWNLALCIPIGLWLMFTRITLDASGGMANADHIVGALALTVVVTATAESGRAARYGLIPLGIGLMAAPFMYEASTLSMVSSLICGPLLIALSLRKGSISCKYGKWEKAIV; encoded by the coding sequence TTGGCTACAACAACCAGCACGGCAGGTAAAAAGATTATTCTGGTAACCGGCGCCTCCGGTTCAGTAGGCAGTGCGATATGCGAAGCACTGAATACTGATTATCATTTGATAGGACTGGACATTGTTTCTACTGACAGCGCCGATGAAAGTTACGAATGCGACTTCACATCAAGGGATTCTATTGCGCTGGCCATGAACAAGATTGCCGATAAGCACGGCAAGCATATTGTTTCAGTTATTCATCTGGCCGCTTATTTTGACTTCACCGGCGAGGAAAATCCCCTCTACGACCAGCTTAATGTTCAGGGCACTGCTGACTTCCTTGATACGCTTCAGGACTTTACTGTCGAACACTTTTTTTACGCCTCTACCATGCTCGTCCACGAAGCGGGCGTACCAGGCCAGAAAATAAATGAAGACACGCCGCTGGCCCCCGGATGGGCATACCCACAGTCAAAAGCGAATGCAGAAAAGGCCGTACGAGAACATCACGGCCATATTCCCTACTCTCTTCTTCGCCTGGCAGGCCTGTATGATGAAAACACAGCCGTTCCTACTCTGAGCTATCAGATTGCCAGAATTTACGAGCGGCAACTGAAAAGCTGGGTTTATTCCGGTGATAAAATGGCAGGCCAGGCGTTCTTGCACAAAGACGACATGGTCAGTCTATTCAAGAGTTTGGTCGCCCAGCGTAAATCGCTGCCCGAGCAGAATGTATTGCTGGCCGGTGAAGACAATGTCATGGGCTATCAGGCATTGCAAAATCGTATCGGTAATCTCATCTACGGTGAAAAAGAGTGGGAAACCATTACTGTGCCAGAGTTTATCGCAAAGCCGGGAGCCTGGCTTGAAGAAAAAACTGAGCCGGTAGTGCCTGATGCGTTCGATCACGGTGAGAAGCCGTTCATTAAACCTTTTATGATCGATTTATCCAGCGACCATTACGACTTAGATATCTCCCGTGTCAAAACGCAGATTGACTGGGAACCCCAGCATTCCATTTATGATGAACTAGCCAAGCTGGTCGGCAATCTTAAAAAAGATCCGCCCGCCTGGTACAAAGCTAATGGCATCACCATGCCGGACTGGATGCAGACATCGACTGAGAAAAAGGTCAACGCGAATACTATTCGTGAGAAACATGAAGAGCACTACCGGACCAGCCACAACAATTTTATCTGGGCCCACTTTCTAAATATCGGTCTAGCGTTCTGGCTTATAACCGCACCATTTTTACTGGGTTATGAAAGTCAGGGAATGATTATCAGTGACATGGCATCCGGGGGCGCACTTTTTGTTTTCGGTTGCCTGAGTTTATCCTGGCGTATGAGCCTGGCACGCTGGGCCGCCGCGGGTGTGGGGCTGTGGGTATTGACTGCCCCGCTCGTCTTCTGGGCGCCTACCGCGGCAGCTTATCTCAATGGCACCATAGTGGGAATGCTCATTATTGGCTTTGCCGTGTGTTCAAGACCTACACCTGGCGTTTCATTGATTGCTGCTGAAACGGGACCAAATGTGCCGCCTGGCTGGGACTTCAACCCGTCAAGCTGGGTACAAAGGATGCCGATTATTTTGCTGGCATTTGTTGGTTTTTTTATATCCAGATATCTGTGCGCCTATCAGCTAGGACATATTGATGCTGTTTGGGACCCCTTCTTCGCGGGCGCCGGTGGCGATGGTAAAAATGGAACGGAAGAGATAATTACCTCCAAGGTTTCAGAGGCATGGCCGGTACCCGATGCAGGTTTAGGCGCACTGACATATGCGCTGGAAATCCTTACCGGTTTGATGGGTTCAACCAGACGCTGGCGCACAATGCCCTGGCTGGTTATGTTATTCGGTATAATGATTGTACCGCTGGGTGCTGTCTCTATTTTCTTTATCATTATTCAGCCAATTGTTATCGGGACCTGGTGTACACTTTGTCTGATTGGTGCAGCCGCAATGCTGATTCAAATCCCCTACTCGCTGGATGAGCTTGTTGCAACAACAGAGTTTCTGTGGCGCAGGAAAAAACAGGGTCGTCCTCTGCTACGCATTTTCTTTACCGGCGACACGGATGATGGCAAATGGCAGGGCGATGAACGTGAGTTTGAGCGAGGCCCACTGGTGGTCCTTAAAGACATGGTAGCCGGTGGTGTTACCTTACCCTGGAACCTGGCATTATGTATTCCTATCGGCTTATGGCTGATGTTTACCCGTATCACACTGGACGCATCTGGCGGCATGGCGAATGCTGATCATATCGTCGGAGCACTAGCATTGACCGTTGTCGTTACCGCCACCGCGGAGTCAGGCCGGGCCGCGCGATATGGTCTCATCCCTCTGGGAATAGGATTGATGGCCGCGCCGTTTATGTATGAGGCAAGCACGTTATCGATGGTCTCCAGTTTGATATGCGGGCCGCTACTTATTGCACTTAGCCTGCGAAAGGGTTCAATTTCCTGCAAATATGGAAAATGGGAAAAGGCTATCGTGTAG
- the miaE gene encoding tRNA isopentenyl-2-thiomethyl-A-37 hydroxylase MiaE, with product MFDSSLLAPIHAFLQAETPNEWVHEAQRPENLRVVLTDHLICELKAAQSAMFLIRRYAVDEDSAQALLQWLKPYEDFIYRQKGDWQSLSQTNRLKKTMLPRSDSPYSQELIDKMVLLIKEELHHFSQVLQIMQEYGIAYENVNSSRYAKGLLRHVRTYEPQALVDKLICGAYIEARSCERFAVLAPHVDEHLGQFYVSLLRSEARHFEDYLKLARQIANEDISERIAFFGQAEARLITDPDDDFKFHSGLPVSAVHA from the coding sequence GTGTTTGATTCTTCCTTACTTGCTCCTATTCATGCTTTCCTGCAGGCAGAAACGCCGAATGAATGGGTTCATGAGGCACAGCGGCCGGAGAATTTACGCGTTGTGCTGACCGACCATCTAATTTGTGAGTTAAAAGCAGCGCAGTCAGCCATGTTTCTGATTCGACGCTACGCGGTTGATGAGGATAGCGCACAGGCATTGTTACAATGGCTTAAACCTTATGAAGACTTCATCTACCGACAAAAAGGCGACTGGCAGTCGTTATCACAAACAAATCGTTTGAAAAAAACGATGCTGCCCCGATCGGATTCTCCTTACTCGCAGGAGCTGATTGATAAGATGGTGCTGTTGATTAAAGAAGAATTGCATCACTTTTCACAGGTTCTGCAGATTATGCAGGAGTACGGCATTGCGTACGAAAATGTTAATTCGAGCCGTTACGCGAAGGGTCTGCTCAGGCATGTTCGTACCTACGAACCGCAGGCGCTGGTAGATAAATTGATTTGTGGTGCCTACATAGAAGCACGCTCATGTGAGCGATTTGCTGTACTGGCTCCTCACGTTGATGAACATCTGGGACAGTTCTATGTCTCATTACTACGGTCTGAAGCGCGACATTTTGAAGATTACCTGAAATTGGCGCGACAGATAGCAAATGAAGATATTAGCGAGCGTATTGCGTTTTTCGGGCAGGCTGAGGCTCGACTAATCACTGATCCGGATGACGACTTTAAGTTTCACAGCGGGTTGCCAGTTAGTGCCGTGCATGCATGA